A window from Oncorhynchus mykiss isolate Arlee chromosome 9, USDA_OmykA_1.1, whole genome shotgun sequence encodes these proteins:
- the LOC110531421 gene encoding cbp/p300-interacting transactivator 1, giving the protein MTSLFSSPAHVVMKDREPPPSSLTLLHYPGMTVTAKTPGDDPFPNSTSPSLSKPQPFCLQTLQTSPHLLASLQLQKLNSHYQSLAGGSGASGLNSGPQRGFGGSTVGSTGQLVGGTSGGGGGGNQSCGSGGIIDSDPVDEEVLMSLVIELGLDRANELPELWLGQNEFDFIADVPAGC; this is encoded by the coding sequence ATGACCTCACTGTTTTCCAGCCCAGCCCACGTCGTCATGAAGGACCGCGagcctcctccatcctccctcaccCTGCTCCACTACCCTGGGATGACGGTCACTGCCAAGACCCCCGGGGATGACCCCTTTCCCaactccacctctccatccctctccaaaCCACAGCCCTTCTGCCTGCAGACCCTCCAGACCAGCCCTCACCTCCTCGCCAGCCTGCAGCTCCAGAAACTCAACTCCCACTACCAGAGTCTGGCTGGAGGCAGTGGTGCCTCAGGGCTCAACTCAGGGCCTCAGAGGGGGTTTGGGGGCTCCACGGTGGGCTCGACTGGGCAGCTGGTCGGGGGTACCTCTGGAGGTGGCGGAGGTGGGAACCAGAGTTGTGGATCTGGCGGGATCATAGATTCTGACCCAGTGGATGAAGAGGTTCTGATGTCATTGGTCATAGAGCTGGGGTTGGACCGGGCCAATGAGCTGCCTGAACTCTGGCTGGGACAGAATGAGTTTGACTTTATAGCGGACGTACCTGCTGGATGTTGA